One genomic segment of Catalinimonas alkaloidigena includes these proteins:
- a CDS encoding isoaspartyl peptidase/L-asparaginase family protein — protein MRRIIYLLAFIFLSSTAFAQMSKHGKFAIAIHGGAGTIKRENMSPEREAEYRAKLEEALKAGHKVLEDGGSSLDAAVTAIQTMEESPLFNAGKGAVFTNDGKNELDAAIMDGATRNAGTVAGISTVKSPIAAARAVMENSPHVMMIGEGAEQFAKEQGLDMVAPSYFFTDRRYEQLQRIKETEKQQLDHDGDHEGGDRRQGVLDAKFPDRKFGTVGAVALDQNGNLAAATSTGGMTNKRYGRVGDVPIIGAGTYADNATCAVSATGHGEYFIRSVVAYDIAALMKYKGLSLKEAANEVVKDKLVEMGGGGGVISIDGEGNIALPFNTAGMYRASIDTEGTMYIGIYEDE, from the coding sequence ATGAGAAGAATAATCTACTTACTAGCATTCATATTCTTAAGCAGTACTGCTTTTGCCCAGATGAGTAAGCACGGAAAGTTTGCCATTGCTATTCATGGAGGAGCCGGAACCATCAAAAGAGAAAATATGTCGCCTGAGCGCGAAGCTGAATACCGCGCCAAACTGGAAGAGGCTCTCAAGGCAGGACACAAAGTGTTGGAAGATGGAGGGAGCAGTCTGGATGCAGCAGTAACAGCCATTCAGACTATGGAAGAATCACCTCTCTTTAATGCTGGCAAGGGCGCCGTATTTACTAATGATGGAAAGAATGAACTGGATGCTGCGATCATGGACGGAGCCACCCGTAATGCCGGTACTGTAGCTGGTATTTCTACTGTGAAAAGCCCTATAGCAGCGGCTCGTGCTGTAATGGAAAACTCACCCCATGTCATGATGATCGGGGAAGGGGCAGAGCAGTTTGCCAAAGAGCAGGGCCTGGATATGGTAGCCCCCTCTTACTTTTTTACCGACCGTCGTTATGAGCAGCTACAACGGATCAAAGAGACTGAAAAACAACAGCTTGATCATGATGGGGATCATGAAGGAGGTGACCGCAGACAGGGTGTATTAGACGCTAAATTTCCGGATAGAAAGTTTGGTACTGTAGGCGCGGTAGCATTGGATCAGAACGGCAATCTGGCAGCCGCTACCTCTACAGGAGGAATGACCAACAAACGCTACGGCAGAGTAGGGGACGTACCCATCATCGGAGCAGGCACTTATGCTGACAATGCTACCTGCGCAGTATCTGCTACCGGGCACGGAGAATATTTTATCCGCTCTGTGGTGGCTTATGATATCGCCGCTCTGATGAAATACAAAGGTTTAAGCCTGAAAGAAGCTGCTAATGAAGTAGTAAAAGATAAACTGGTTGAGATGGGGGGAGGCGGTGGCGTGATCTCCATCGATGGCGAAGGAAATATTGCTTTGCCTTTCAATACTGCCGGAATGTACCGTGCCTCTATAGACACCGAAGGAACAATGTATATCGGTATTTACGAGGATGAGTAA